The following are encoded together in the Oceanobacillus zhaokaii genome:
- the recJ gene encoding single-stranded-DNA-specific exonuclease RecJ — protein sequence MLQSKANWQFKQLGNNKRLINELTGITPVVGELLVQRGITTAEAANQFLSPDIKNLHNPINITSIEKAAERVKQAISMNEKILVFGDYDADGVSSTTVMLKALEELGADCDYYIPNRFTEGYGPNEAAFREAQKNGYKVIITVDNGIAAVHEASIAKQLGIDLIITDHHEVQTELPDAYAILHPKCSPDYPFDELAGVGVAFKFAEQLLGYFPKHLLDLVAIGTIADMVPLVDENRIFAYYGLHALTITKNPGIRALKAVCKIEGNVTEEDVGFLIGPRLNAVGRLQDADLAVQLLMTDDPILAEEMAAEVQGINVRRQEIVNQIVKEADAMVNGKPDGVIIVAKAGWNEGVLGIVASKLVRKYDRPAIVLTEKQGTGEVKGSARSIPAFDLFKNCMKIRELFTHFGGHSQAAGMTMPAENVALIQENLNEFIHEELTEDDFKQAIEINAMLQLTDVNEVLVDEINRLAPFGMNNPKPVFAIKEIPADARQIGAKKNHLKLLFKEDDVQVEGIGFSMGDLHAYITPHTPLTVVGELGINEWNGNRKAQIVLQDMKIDDWQLYDQRGKKKTELLPHPNEVVVVLANEAQPVHLNASQITYETDIAELQKIDVLYIYDLPTNEDRLKEIIQKTEPKNIHACFTIENSTYLTAFPTREEFIWFYALVRKRKMIDLKQEMQIIMNAKGWTKERIIFISKVFFELGFVKIENGVVHVNSNPVKKDLSESPSYQERLNQIQIEKDLYYSNYEQLKSWFENCMNRVERPKEEVTNGL from the coding sequence ATGTTACAAAGTAAAGCAAATTGGCAATTTAAGCAATTAGGGAATAATAAAAGATTAATAAATGAACTTACAGGGATAACGCCAGTAGTAGGGGAACTCCTTGTTCAAAGAGGTATTACGACTGCGGAAGCAGCAAATCAATTTCTATCACCTGATATTAAAAATCTACATAATCCAATAAATATTACTTCGATTGAAAAAGCAGCAGAACGTGTGAAACAAGCGATTTCAATGAACGAAAAAATTCTTGTTTTTGGTGATTACGATGCCGATGGAGTAAGCTCAACAACCGTGATGCTAAAGGCATTGGAGGAGCTTGGGGCAGATTGTGATTATTATATTCCAAATCGATTCACAGAAGGATATGGGCCAAATGAAGCAGCATTTCGAGAGGCACAAAAGAATGGCTATAAAGTCATCATTACGGTGGATAACGGAATTGCAGCAGTACATGAAGCTAGTATCGCTAAGCAGTTAGGAATTGATTTAATCATTACGGATCACCATGAAGTTCAAACTGAATTACCTGATGCATATGCAATTCTTCATCCGAAATGCTCACCAGATTACCCGTTTGATGAGCTTGCTGGTGTAGGAGTTGCTTTTAAATTTGCTGAACAATTACTAGGGTATTTTCCGAAACATTTACTAGATCTTGTTGCAATTGGAACAATAGCCGATATGGTACCATTAGTAGATGAAAATCGGATTTTCGCGTATTATGGACTACATGCGCTTACAATTACAAAAAACCCCGGAATTAGAGCATTAAAGGCAGTTTGTAAGATTGAGGGAAATGTAACTGAAGAAGATGTAGGCTTTTTAATTGGTCCAAGATTAAATGCTGTAGGAAGATTACAGGACGCGGATCTGGCAGTTCAGCTTCTTATGACAGATGATCCTATATTAGCAGAAGAAATGGCTGCAGAAGTACAAGGAATCAATGTTCGACGACAGGAAATTGTTAACCAAATAGTTAAAGAAGCAGATGCAATGGTTAATGGCAAGCCAGACGGTGTCATTATCGTCGCAAAAGCTGGATGGAATGAAGGTGTGCTAGGAATTGTTGCATCTAAACTTGTCCGTAAATATGATCGACCAGCTATCGTTTTAACGGAGAAACAAGGAACTGGTGAGGTGAAGGGCTCTGCACGTAGTATTCCTGCCTTCGATTTGTTTAAGAATTGTATGAAGATACGAGAATTATTCACTCATTTTGGTGGACATTCCCAGGCAGCAGGGATGACAATGCCTGCAGAAAATGTTGCCCTTATCCAAGAAAATCTAAATGAATTTATTCATGAAGAGCTTACGGAAGATGATTTTAAGCAAGCAATCGAAATAAACGCTATGCTGCAGCTTACGGACGTAAATGAAGTACTTGTTGACGAAATTAATCGATTAGCACCCTTTGGTATGAATAATCCAAAGCCAGTATTTGCCATTAAAGAGATACCTGCTGATGCACGGCAAATTGGGGCGAAGAAAAACCATCTGAAATTACTATTCAAAGAAGATGATGTTCAGGTGGAGGGAATTGGATTTAGCATGGGAGACCTGCATGCTTACATTACTCCGCATACACCGCTAACTGTGGTCGGTGAATTGGGAATTAATGAGTGGAATGGCAATAGAAAGGCACAGATAGTGCTGCAGGATATGAAGATAGACGATTGGCAATTATATGATCAAAGAGGGAAAAAGAAAACAGAGCTTTTACCTCATCCAAACGAAGTAGTTGTCGTATTAGCAAATGAAGCACAGCCCGTCCATCTGAATGCATCTCAAATTACTTATGAAACGGATATAGCGGAGTTGCAGAAGATAGATGTATTATATATTTATGATTTACCTACGAATGAAGACCGTTTAAAGGAAATCATTCAAAAAACAGAACCAAAGAATATTCATGCATGCTTCACAATCGAGAACAGCACCTATTTAACTGCCTTTCCAACGAGAGAGGAATTTATATGGTTCTATGCGTTAGTTCGAAAACGAAAGATGATCGATTTGAAACAGGAAATGCAAATAATTATGAATGCAAAGGGTTGGACGAAAGAACGAATCATCTTTATTTCAAAGGTGTTTTTCGAATTGGGATTTGTTAAAATAGAAAATGGTGTGGTACATGTTAATTCAAACCCAGTTAAAAAGGATTTAAGTGAATCACCATCTTATCAAGAGCGCTTAAATCAAATTCAAATAGAAAAAGACTTGTACTATTCAAATTATGAACAATTAAAAAGCTGGTTTGAAAATTGTATGAATCGTGTTGAAAGACCTAAGGAGGAAGTAACAAATGGATTATAA
- a CDS encoding LapA family protein, which produces MKGQTYVILAIILVIVVAVFAVMNVESVEVDYLFWSGESPLILVILFSVLMGGIITAAAGIVKVYQLQKTIKMLKLKNEQMSKQLEDNGIKIMGEDSTEIENKG; this is translated from the coding sequence ATGAAAGGTCAAACCTATGTTATTTTAGCGATTATTTTAGTTATAGTAGTAGCAGTATTCGCTGTGATGAACGTAGAATCAGTAGAAGTGGATTATCTTTTCTGGTCTGGAGAATCTCCACTAATTCTAGTGATTTTGTTTTCTGTATTAATGGGTGGAATTATTACTGCAGCAGCAGGAATTGTAAAAGTTTATCAGTTGCAAAAAACAATTAAGATGTTAAAACTGAAAAATGAACAAATGAGTAAACAGTTAGAGGACAATGGAATTAAAATAATGGGTGAAGACTCTACAGAAATTGAGAATAAAGGTTAA
- the secDF gene encoding protein translocase subunit SecDF yields the protein MKSRGRIIAFFLIVLVFLGTIGISVTGIAKNINLGLDLQGGFEVLYEVTPVDESQEVTKSLLEGTVQTLNDRVNRLGISEAVINIEGENRIRVELAGVDNQADARDMLATSAQLSFRDVNDNELLNGLDVKEGAASQDFDPNTNAPIVSLQLKDASKFAEVTSKIAAMGEPNNLLVIWMDYQEGDSFAEEVTKAEPKFVSAPRVSETLNTSNVMISGNFTVESAKQLADIINSGSLPVHMTEIYSNSVGAQFGEKALDQTMAAGAIGIVFIFIFMLIVYRFPGLIAVINLIFYVYLVLLVYELMNGVLTLSGIAGLILGVGMAVDANVITFERIKEELRLGKSVKSSFNAGSKSSFSAILDSNITSLIAAGVLFIFGTSSVKGFATMLIISILVSFITNIYGSRLLLGLWVKSGFLNKRKSWFAVKQKDIRDIADTSVVEPKVFNRTWNITKHRKKFFSVTMIMIIVGAISVAFLQFNPGVDFTSGSRIEVVSDSSITAEEVEAGFQELSLEPESIVLSGDNNDIAVTRFSTVLSDAEVAEVQHYFNEKYGNAPTVSVVSPIVGQELVKNAIYAVAIAAVFMIIYVTIRFEFYSAVTSVITLIHDAFIILAVFSITQLEFDLIIVSAILTIVGNTINNTVVIFDRLRENIRNEKRITTFKQLEAVVNRSVVQSITRTMNTAITTIFGVVVFLFVGAPAITGFAFAMLIGLVIGVYSSLFVAPQLWLIWRGKTIQSNPIEYKVKKRIDGPQV from the coding sequence ATGAAAAGCAGAGGAAGAATTATTGCTTTTTTCCTAATTGTACTAGTGTTTTTAGGAACAATTGGAATATCAGTAACAGGCATCGCAAAAAACATCAATTTAGGCTTAGATTTACAAGGTGGATTTGAAGTGTTATATGAAGTAACACCTGTAGATGAAAGTCAGGAGGTTACTAAGTCTCTATTAGAAGGTACGGTTCAGACATTAAATGACCGTGTCAATCGATTAGGGATCAGTGAAGCGGTAATCAATATAGAGGGAGAAAATCGAATACGTGTTGAGCTTGCAGGCGTGGACAATCAGGCAGACGCAAGAGACATGCTTGCAACTTCAGCACAGCTTTCTTTCCGCGATGTAAATGATAATGAATTACTAAATGGACTTGATGTTAAGGAAGGTGCTGCATCACAGGATTTTGATCCGAACACCAATGCACCAATCGTTTCACTGCAATTGAAGGATGCATCGAAATTTGCAGAAGTTACTAGTAAAATTGCTGCGATGGGCGAACCAAATAATCTTCTTGTTATCTGGATGGACTATCAAGAGGGAGATTCATTTGCGGAGGAAGTAACAAAAGCAGAGCCGAAATTTGTTTCTGCGCCTCGGGTATCAGAAACGCTAAATACATCCAATGTTATGATTAGTGGTAATTTCACAGTCGAGTCAGCAAAACAATTAGCAGATATCATTAACTCTGGATCACTTCCAGTACATATGACAGAAATCTACTCCAATTCCGTCGGTGCCCAGTTCGGGGAAAAAGCACTTGATCAAACAATGGCTGCAGGTGCAATTGGAATAGTATTTATTTTTATATTTATGCTTATTGTGTATCGATTCCCAGGCTTGATCGCGGTTATTAATTTAATTTTCTACGTATACTTAGTATTATTAGTTTACGAGTTAATGAATGGGGTCTTAACGCTGTCTGGAATTGCCGGGTTAATCCTCGGGGTCGGAATGGCTGTAGATGCTAACGTTATTACTTTTGAGCGAATTAAAGAGGAACTCCGACTTGGGAAATCGGTTAAATCTTCCTTTAATGCGGGCTCTAAAAGTTCCTTCTCTGCAATTCTAGATTCAAATATAACATCATTAATTGCTGCAGGAGTACTATTTATCTTTGGGACAAGCTCTGTTAAAGGATTCGCAACGATGTTAATTATTAGTATCCTCGTAAGCTTTATTACGAATATTTACGGATCTAGATTACTGTTAGGATTATGGGTAAAGAGTGGATTCTTAAATAAACGAAAAAGCTGGTTTGCTGTAAAACAGAAAGACATTCGAGATATTGCCGATACAAGTGTAGTCGAGCCAAAAGTATTCAATCGTACATGGAATATTACCAAGCATCGGAAGAAATTCTTCTCTGTTACTATGATTATGATTATTGTTGGTGCAATATCAGTAGCGTTCCTGCAATTTAATCCAGGTGTTGATTTTACAAGTGGTTCAAGAATCGAAGTTGTATCAGATTCTAGTATTACTGCTGAAGAAGTGGAAGCTGGATTCCAGGAACTCTCATTAGAGCCAGAATCGATTGTATTATCTGGAGATAATAACGATATTGCTGTTACTCGCTTTTCTACCGTACTTTCAGACGCGGAAGTAGCAGAGGTACAACATTATTTTAACGAAAAATATGGAAACGCCCCAACGGTTAGTGTTGTTTCACCAATTGTTGGTCAAGAACTAGTTAAAAATGCAATTTATGCTGTTGCAATTGCTGCAGTATTCATGATTATCTACGTAACGATTCGATTTGAATTTTATTCAGCTGTTACATCAGTTATTACTTTGATTCATGATGCCTTTATTATACTAGCGGTATTCAGTATTACCCAGTTGGAATTTGATTTAATTATCGTCTCTGCAATTCTTACGATTGTCGGAAATACGATTAATAATACTGTTGTAATCTTTGACAGACTCAGAGAGAATATCCGGAATGAAAAACGAATTACAACATTTAAGCAATTAGAGGCAGTCGTTAATCGCAGTGTCGTCCAATCGATTACGAGAACGATGAATACTGCTATTACTACAATCTTTGGTGTTGTTGTCTTTCTATTTGTAGGTGCACCGGCAATTACCGGTTTTGCATTTGCCATGCTGATTGGTCTTGTTATTGGTGTCTACTCGTCCCTATTTGTCGCACCACAGTTATGGCTGATTTGGCGAGGTAAAACCATTCAAAGTAATCCAATCGAATATAAGGTTAAGAAACGGATTGATGGTCCACAAGTTTAA
- a CDS encoding post-transcriptional regulator has product MTIIQQCNEWKTMVEPVLVSKAAELRLMGYSQATAGDVWTCLVEKVWKGNPEKRIHEIVQDIFHLGSGIYLSYLTIQSYQNDDLMASIAALTGSSEA; this is encoded by the coding sequence ATGACGATTATTCAACAATGCAATGAATGGAAAACAATGGTAGAACCAGTATTAGTGAGTAAAGCAGCAGAGCTTCGATTGATGGGATATTCACAAGCAACTGCAGGGGATGTATGGACATGTCTCGTTGAAAAGGTATGGAAGGGAAACCCTGAAAAGCGGATTCATGAAATTGTACAAGATATTTTTCATTTGGGCTCAGGAATATATTTGAGTTACTTAACGATTCAGTCCTACCAAAACGATGATTTAATGGCTTCAATCGCAGCATTAACTGGCAGCAGTGAAGCTTAG
- the spoVB gene encoding stage V sporulation protein B, with protein sequence MTKQTFLQGALILIFAGMITRFLGFINRIVVARLMGEEGIGIYMMALPTLFLVIALTQIGLPIAISKRVAEADAKNDQVKVKQILVVSLIITAISSVVFTTVMILALPFIATTLLTDDRTLLPLLAISPIVPIVAISSVLRGYFQGKQNMKPQSYSQVIEQIVRITCVAFFVNLMLPFGLEYAAAGAMFSVILGELAALLFMIYTFKRKKTLKVRKDFFAYLKSSKATLKELLSIALPSTGSRLVGSFSNFLEPILVAQSLSIAGISSVVATKLYGELTGYVLPLLFLPTFITHSLSVALVPSIAEADARRQEQLIHYRIHQSIRISFASGAIATIVISLFSGELLTFMYGTDNASKFLILMAPFYILLYIQAPLQATLQALDLAKPAMWNSLIGAFMKLIILFFLASNASFGIMGVAIAMIVGVVLVTLLHLATLKKAIDYAIPFKDICKMIVLLGSTWGVGMFLRDFYHSIQANIPMFILTLLVLIIIYIIILFLLKFITKDELRQIPFLQKFVS encoded by the coding sequence ATGACGAAACAAACATTTTTGCAAGGTGCATTAATCTTAATCTTTGCTGGGATGATTACACGCTTTTTAGGTTTTATTAATCGAATTGTTGTTGCTCGATTGATGGGTGAAGAAGGTATTGGAATCTATATGATGGCCCTTCCTACTCTTTTCCTAGTCATCGCCCTGACTCAGATTGGTCTTCCCATCGCTATTTCTAAACGAGTTGCCGAGGCTGATGCGAAAAACGATCAAGTGAAGGTAAAACAAATACTCGTTGTTTCTCTAATTATTACAGCTATTTCCAGTGTTGTATTTACTACTGTAATGATCTTGGCACTCCCATTTATCGCAACGACATTATTAACAGATGACCGTACATTACTTCCTTTACTAGCTATAAGTCCAATTGTCCCGATTGTGGCTATCTCCTCTGTACTCCGTGGATACTTTCAGGGGAAACAGAATATGAAACCACAAAGCTATTCACAAGTGATTGAGCAAATTGTTCGGATTACTTGTGTCGCTTTTTTTGTAAATCTAATGCTTCCATTTGGATTAGAATATGCAGCTGCAGGTGCAATGTTCAGTGTCATTCTTGGAGAATTAGCCGCCTTACTTTTTATGATTTATACATTTAAACGTAAGAAAACATTAAAAGTCAGGAAAGATTTTTTTGCCTATCTTAAGTCTAGTAAAGCAACATTAAAGGAATTGCTTTCTATTGCACTCCCTAGTACGGGGAGTAGGCTTGTTGGGTCATTCTCAAATTTTCTTGAGCCAATCTTAGTAGCACAAAGCTTAAGTATAGCCGGAATCTCAAGTGTAGTTGCAACAAAACTGTATGGGGAATTGACGGGTTATGTGCTCCCACTGCTCTTTCTGCCCACTTTCATTACTCATTCTTTATCTGTGGCACTCGTACCATCAATTGCTGAAGCAGATGCAAGGAGACAAGAACAACTAATCCATTATCGCATCCACCAATCCATTCGTATTTCGTTTGCATCAGGAGCAATTGCAACAATCGTAATTTCACTGTTCTCAGGTGAATTATTAACATTCATGTATGGCACAGACAATGCGAGTAAATTTTTAATTTTGATGGCTCCATTTTATATCTTATTGTATATCCAGGCACCACTTCAAGCAACATTACAGGCGTTAGATCTTGCAAAACCCGCTATGTGGAATAGTCTAATTGGCGCCTTTATGAAATTAATCATTCTATTTTTCCTAGCTTCTAATGCAAGCTTTGGCATCATGGGAGTTGCAATAGCAATGATAGTAGGAGTGGTTTTAGTTACACTCCTTCATTTAGCAACATTAAAGAAAGCAATTGATTATGCGATTCCATTTAAGGATATTTGTAAAATGATTGTTTTATTAGGATCAACCTGGGGGGTTGGAATGTTTTTAAGAGATTTCTACCATTCCATACAAGCTAATATTCCGATGTTTATCCTCACCTTATTAGTACTAATCATTATATATATTATTATTCTATTTTTATTAAAATTTATTACGAAGGACGAATTAAGACAGATTCCATTCTTGCAAAAATTTGTTTCATAG
- a CDS encoding TIGR04086 family membrane protein: MQRNLFTALLYGWIFVFSFILLSSIILALLFRFTVFNENSLSWIALAIGFITLFIGGFIAGAKGKMKGWMIGGFTGLGFSLFTFLVQYLGYQHGFSMEQSLTHLGYLLAAVIGGVIGVNIFGSRSE, from the coding sequence ATGCAAAGGAATCTCTTTACTGCTTTATTGTATGGGTGGATTTTCGTATTTAGTTTTATATTACTTTCAAGCATTATTCTTGCATTATTATTTCGATTTACAGTTTTCAATGAAAACTCCCTATCATGGATTGCACTTGCTATTGGGTTTATAACTTTATTCATTGGTGGGTTCATTGCTGGAGCAAAAGGAAAAATGAAAGGCTGGATGATCGGTGGATTTACAGGATTAGGGTTTTCGCTATTTACCTTTCTAGTACAATATTTAGGCTACCAGCACGGATTCTCAATGGAGCAGTCCCTAACCCACTTAGGTTATCTGCTAGCAGCAGTCATCGGCGGTGTAATCGGAGTAAACATCTTTGGGTCACGGAGTGAGTAG
- the yajC gene encoding preprotein translocase subunit YajC — MEMLISLAPIILMFVIFYFLLIRPQQKRQKQVREMQESLQKGDTIVTIGGLHATVHAVDENTVVLITEGGSKLTYDRSAIRDVNR, encoded by the coding sequence ATGGAAATGTTAATATCATTAGCACCAATTATTTTGATGTTCGTGATTTTCTACTTCTTGCTTATTCGTCCGCAACAGAAACGTCAAAAGCAAGTAAGAGAAATGCAGGAAAGTTTGCAAAAGGGCGATACTATCGTTACAATTGGCGGTTTACACGCGACGGTTCATGCAGTTGACGAGAATACAGTTGTTTTGATTACTGAAGGTGGTTCGAAACTTACGTATGACCGTTCTGCAATCCGTGACGTAAATAGATAA
- the tgt gene encoding tRNA guanosine(34) transglycosylase Tgt produces MTTPITYELIKTDKQTGARLGRVHTPHGSFDTPTFMPVGTLATVKTMSPEDLHSMDARIILSNTYHLWLRPGEDIIREAGGLHKFMNWDGAILTDSGGFQVFSLSDMREITEKGVHFRNHLNGDKLFLSPEKAMQIQNALGSDIMMAFDECPPFPATYDYMKASVERTSRWAERCLAAHERSDVQGLFGIVQGGEFEELRSQSARDLVSLDFPGYAIGGLSVGEPKDIMNRMLEHTTPLLPVNKPRYLMGVGSPDSLIDGAIRGIDMFDCVLPTRIARNGTCMTSNGRLVVRNAKYARDFGPIDENCDCHVCKNYSRAYIRHLIRCNETFGFRLTTYHNLHFLVKLMEQVRAAIKEDRLGDFKEEFFEQYGLNKPNAKNF; encoded by the coding sequence ATGACAACACCAATAACCTATGAGTTAATTAAAACCGATAAACAGACTGGTGCTAGACTCGGACGAGTACACACGCCCCATGGGTCATTTGATACGCCAACATTTATGCCAGTTGGAACATTGGCAACGGTGAAGACAATGAGTCCAGAAGATTTACATTCAATGGATGCAAGAATTATACTATCAAATACGTATCATTTATGGTTACGTCCTGGTGAAGATATTATTCGCGAAGCAGGTGGACTGCATAAATTTATGAACTGGGATGGTGCAATTTTAACTGATTCTGGCGGCTTCCAGGTGTTTAGTTTAAGTGATATGCGGGAGATTACAGAAAAAGGTGTACATTTCCGCAACCATTTAAATGGGGACAAGCTGTTTTTATCGCCTGAGAAGGCGATGCAGATTCAAAATGCATTAGGCTCAGATATTATGATGGCGTTTGATGAGTGCCCGCCATTCCCAGCAACATATGACTATATGAAAGCATCTGTAGAAAGAACATCACGATGGGCAGAACGCTGTCTTGCAGCACATGAACGCAGTGATGTACAAGGATTATTTGGAATTGTACAAGGTGGAGAGTTTGAAGAACTAAGAAGTCAAAGTGCAAGAGATCTTGTATCTCTCGATTTTCCAGGCTATGCGATTGGTGGATTATCTGTTGGTGAGCCAAAGGATATTATGAACCGTATGCTAGAACATACAACACCACTGCTTCCAGTAAATAAGCCAAGATATTTAATGGGAGTAGGTTCTCCGGACTCCTTAATTGATGGCGCAATTCGTGGTATTGATATGTTTGACTGTGTGCTGCCAACAAGAATTGCCCGTAATGGTACATGTATGACATCGAATGGTCGTCTTGTTGTTCGAAATGCAAAATATGCCCGTGATTTTGGTCCGATAGATGAGAATTGTGACTGCCACGTATGTAAAAATTATTCACGTGCATATATCCGTCACTTAATCAGATGTAATGAAACTTTCGGATTTAGACTTACCACTTATCATAACCTGCATTTTCTGGTAAAATTAATGGAGCAAGTACGAGCTGCTATAAAAGAAGATCGACTTGGCGACTTTAAAGAAGAATTCTTTGAACAATATGGTTTGAACAAACCGAATGCTAAGAATTTTTAA
- the queA gene encoding tRNA preQ1(34) S-adenosylmethionine ribosyltransferase-isomerase QueA translates to MNIEDFDYHLPEELIAQTPLKDRTASRLMVIDKEKKEFAHKHFSDIKQHLQPGDTLVLNDTRVLPARLYGIKKDTGAKIEVLLLRQEENDTWEVLTKPAKKVKVGTELVFGDGKLTAVCKGFKDHGGRILEFSYEGIFYEVLDQLGEMPLPPYIKEQLSEKERYQTVYAKEEGSAAAPTAGLHFTNDLLAEIKSMGVNIAFITLHVGLGTFRPVSVDTIEDHEMHSEFYQMTKETAELLNQTKATGGRIISVGTTSTRTLETIARDNQGAFNESSGWTNIFIYPPYEFKAIDGLITNFHLPKSTLIMLVSALVDRETILEAYKEAVNEKYRFFSFGDAMLII, encoded by the coding sequence ATGAATATAGAAGATTTTGATTATCATTTACCAGAGGAACTAATTGCACAAACTCCGTTAAAAGATCGAACTGCATCCCGTTTAATGGTAATTGATAAAGAAAAGAAAGAATTTGCACATAAGCATTTCTCTGATATTAAACAGCATTTACAACCGGGAGACACATTGGTATTAAATGACACACGTGTACTGCCAGCAAGATTGTATGGTATTAAGAAAGATACAGGAGCAAAAATCGAAGTACTACTTCTTCGCCAAGAAGAAAACGATACATGGGAAGTATTGACTAAACCAGCGAAAAAAGTAAAGGTTGGTACGGAATTAGTATTTGGTGATGGGAAATTAACGGCAGTTTGTAAAGGCTTCAAGGATCATGGTGGCCGTATACTTGAGTTTTCTTATGAAGGCATATTTTATGAGGTGCTTGACCAATTAGGTGAAATGCCTCTACCACCGTACATAAAGGAGCAATTGTCAGAAAAAGAACGCTATCAGACAGTTTATGCAAAGGAAGAAGGATCGGCAGCAGCTCCGACAGCAGGATTGCATTTCACTAATGATCTTTTAGCCGAAATCAAATCTATGGGCGTAAACATTGCTTTTATTACCCTTCATGTTGGTTTAGGGACATTCCGTCCTGTTAGTGTCGACACGATAGAAGACCATGAGATGCACTCAGAATTTTATCAGATGACAAAGGAAACAGCGGAACTTTTAAATCAAACGAAAGCAACTGGTGGAAGAATTATTTCTGTTGGGACAACATCAACTAGAACCCTTGAAACGATTGCACGAGACAATCAAGGTGCATTTAATGAATCTAGTGGTTGGACGAATATCTTTATTTATCCACCATATGAATTTAAAGCGATAGATGGGCTGATTACTAATTTCCATTTACCGAAATCAACTTTGATCATGCTTGTGAGCGCGTTAGTTGACCGGGAAACGATACTAGAAGCATATAAAGAAGCAGTTAACGAGAAATATCGTTTCTTCAGCTTTGGCGATGCAATGTTAATCATATAG
- a CDS encoding DUF2905 family protein gives MGKIFIIVGIIFLVIGIIWTFIGRLPGDFSFKIGNVSIHFPLMTSIIISIILTLILSIISRFK, from the coding sequence ATGGGGAAAATCTTTATCATTGTTGGGATTATATTCTTGGTCATCGGAATAATTTGGACGTTTATCGGCAGATTACCTGGAGATTTTAGTTTTAAAATCGGTAATGTTTCAATACATTTTCCGCTCATGACCTCAATAATTATTAGTATTATTTTAACGCTTATTTTATCCATCATCAGCAGGTTTAAATAA